Proteins from a genomic interval of Posidoniimonas polymericola:
- a CDS encoding POT family MFS transporter, with the protein MSENSNASAYRTTPDNTSGMPRGIPYIVGNEAAERFSFYGMKAILTVFMTKHLFDVSGQLDPLTGEGAKQVLGWFVAAVYATPFLGAIIADRYLGKYRTILYLSIVYCLGHFVLALMDTPLTTAVHSKWVMFVGLGLISLGAGGIKPCVTSHVGDQFGAASQGLIPRAMSWFYFSINLGSTISTLLTPLLLIHYGPGWAFGVPGILMGLATLLFWMGRNTFVHIPAAGPRFWTETFSADGLRAVANLTPLLLFVAMFWSLFDQTASAWVLQAEQMDRTLLAFDPTGWSSGAQSFAETLFGPGPVQVTASASQLQAFNPVFVMMMIPLFSYLIYPAIGRLVTVTPLRKIGLGLFICAGSFAIAGLAEARIQAGQTPSIGWQVAAYAVLTSAEIMVSITMLEFFYTQSPRAMKSFVMAFCMLSVSIGNVFTAVVNGFITRDDGSVMLPGASYYWFFTAAMLATAVLYVGWSQFYRGQTYIQGEEEPTTEAVATAEGVSE; encoded by the coding sequence ATGTCTGAGAATTCAAACGCGTCTGCCTACCGCACAACCCCCGACAATACCAGCGGCATGCCCCGCGGCATCCCCTACATTGTTGGGAACGAAGCGGCCGAGCGGTTCAGCTTTTACGGGATGAAGGCGATCCTAACCGTCTTCATGACCAAGCACCTCTTCGACGTCAGCGGGCAACTTGACCCGCTGACCGGCGAGGGCGCCAAGCAGGTCCTCGGCTGGTTCGTCGCGGCGGTGTACGCCACCCCGTTCCTGGGGGCGATCATCGCCGACCGCTACCTGGGCAAGTACCGCACGATCCTGTACTTGTCGATCGTCTACTGCCTGGGGCACTTCGTGCTGGCCCTGATGGACACGCCGCTCACTACCGCCGTGCACTCCAAGTGGGTGATGTTCGTCGGGCTCGGGCTGATCTCGCTCGGCGCCGGCGGCATCAAGCCGTGCGTGACCTCGCACGTCGGGGACCAATTCGGCGCCGCCAGCCAGGGGCTGATTCCTCGCGCAATGAGCTGGTTCTACTTCTCGATCAACCTCGGCTCGACCATCTCGACGTTGCTGACGCCGCTGCTGCTGATCCACTACGGCCCGGGGTGGGCGTTCGGGGTGCCCGGCATCTTGATGGGGCTGGCGACGCTGTTGTTCTGGATGGGCCGCAACACATTCGTTCACATCCCGGCCGCCGGGCCGCGTTTTTGGACCGAGACCTTCAGTGCCGACGGACTGCGGGCGGTGGCCAACCTGACGCCGCTGCTGCTTTTCGTAGCGATGTTCTGGTCCCTCTTCGACCAGACCGCAAGCGCTTGGGTGCTGCAGGCCGAACAGATGGATCGCACGCTGCTCGCGTTCGACCCAACCGGCTGGAGCAGCGGCGCCCAATCGTTCGCGGAGACGCTCTTCGGGCCCGGCCCGGTCCAGGTCACCGCTTCGGCATCGCAACTGCAGGCCTTCAATCCCGTCTTTGTGATGATGATGATTCCGCTGTTCTCGTACCTGATCTACCCGGCGATTGGGCGGCTGGTCACTGTCACGCCGCTGAGGAAGATTGGCCTTGGCCTGTTCATCTGCGCCGGGTCGTTTGCGATCGCAGGGCTGGCCGAGGCCAGGATCCAAGCGGGGCAAACCCCTTCCATCGGGTGGCAGGTGGCCGCTTACGCCGTGCTAACATCGGCAGAAATTATGGTGTCGATCACCATGCTCGAGTTCTTTTACACCCAGTCGCCGCGGGCGATGAAGTCGTTCGTAATGGCGTTCTGCATGCTGAGCGTGTCGATCGGAAACGTCTTTACAGCGGTCGTCAACGGTTTCATTACCCGCGACGACGGGTCGGTGATGCTGCCCGGCGCCAGCTACTACTGGTTCTTCACGGCGGCCATGCTGGCGACCGCGGTGCTGTACGTCGGTTGGTCGCAGTTCTACCGCGGCCAGACCTACATCCAGGGCGAAGAAGAACCGACAACCGAGGCGGTCGCAACCGCCGAAGGGGTGAGCGAGTAG
- a CDS encoding serine/threonine-protein kinase, producing the protein MPTPPPEPPTDDTPTVSATGVTGPEGLSGPGDDSALISEIENTVFSSGKPIAEDAAYSGLRPKELGLALRGQTINEVLLEEFVGGGGMGAVFRGIDLALQRTVALKVLSTHHATDEETRRRFEVEAQSAARLDHPSIARVYSVGEARGLRYIIFEYVEGANLRDLVAENGPLGVADALSFAIQITDALQHAWRRDVVHRDIKPSNILITRDGRVKVVDMGLARLKQVDEERHDLTASGATLGTFDYIAPEQARDPRNADARSDIYSLGCTLFFMLTGRPPFPEGTALQKLLQHQGDRAPDIRTLRTSVPRDMARTIARMLAKRPEDRYADPSALLAVLLQLAQRLGVSTGALAASRPIIGEELAWRRHAPWMIAASVLVGAWLLWPRFAPTPEPPPPFESTDAAADSPLMLAPPN; encoded by the coding sequence GTGCCGACCCCGCCCCCTGAGCCGCCGACCGACGACACGCCGACTGTCTCGGCAACCGGCGTGACCGGTCCGGAGGGACTGAGTGGGCCGGGCGACGACTCGGCGTTGATTAGCGAGATCGAGAACACCGTCTTCTCAAGTGGCAAGCCAATCGCGGAGGACGCCGCCTACTCTGGGTTGCGGCCGAAGGAACTGGGGCTGGCGCTGCGTGGGCAGACGATCAACGAGGTGTTGCTCGAAGAGTTTGTCGGCGGCGGCGGCATGGGCGCCGTGTTCCGCGGCATCGACCTGGCCCTGCAGCGGACGGTCGCTCTCAAGGTTCTCTCGACGCACCACGCCACCGATGAAGAGACCCGCCGCCGGTTTGAGGTCGAGGCCCAGTCGGCCGCCCGACTGGACCACCCGAGCATCGCCCGGGTGTACTCGGTAGGCGAGGCCCGCGGGCTGCGGTACATCATCTTCGAGTACGTCGAGGGGGCCAACCTACGCGATCTCGTTGCGGAGAATGGTCCGCTGGGGGTGGCCGACGCGCTCAGCTTCGCGATCCAGATCACCGACGCGCTGCAGCACGCCTGGCGCCGCGACGTCGTGCACCGTGACATCAAGCCCTCGAACATCCTCATTACCCGCGACGGCCGCGTGAAGGTGGTCGACATGGGGCTCGCCCGGCTGAAGCAGGTCGACGAGGAGCGTCACGACCTGACCGCCAGCGGCGCAACCCTTGGCACATTCGACTACATCGCCCCCGAGCAGGCCCGCGACCCGCGCAACGCCGACGCGCGCAGCGACATCTACTCGTTGGGCTGCACGTTGTTCTTCATGCTTACCGGCCGCCCTCCGTTCCCAGAGGGGACCGCGCTGCAGAAGCTGCTGCAGCACCAGGGGGACCGGGCTCCCGACATCCGCACGCTTCGCACCTCGGTCCCCCGCGACATGGCCCGCACCATCGCGCGGATGCTGGCCAAACGCCCCGAGGACCGCTACGCGGATCCGTCGGCGCTGCTCGCGGTGCTGCTCCAGCTGGCGCAGCGGCTGGGGGTGAGCACCGGCGCCCTGGCGGCGAGCCGGCCGATTATCGGCGAGGAGCTTGCCTGGCGGCGGCACGCACCGTGGATGATCGCGGCCAGCGTGCTAGTGGGCGCGTGGTTGCTCTGGCCACGGTTCGCCCCAACGCCCGAGCCGCCCCCGCCATTCGAGTCGACAGACGCCGCCGCGGACTCTCCCCTGATGCTCGCTCCCCCGAATTGA
- a CDS encoding PP2C family serine/threonine-protein phosphatase, with protein sequence MWRHIARSVRGASHERGNEPCQDSHVARVVDVDNGGGLIACISDGAGSADHSQHGSRIACDAIADKAAQHLAREGGFHTASRDDVLVWCDHARSQIGERAEADGQKPRDYACTLSGALISEAGSVFFQIGDGAIVARRSGCFGVVFWPQSGEYANSTNFLTQEGYQDRVEFVALPTAFSEVALFTDGLERLALSFEGQTAHAPFFDPLFQAVRQTDDLASLNEGLQGFLTSEVVQNRSDDDKTLVLAAKNPG encoded by the coding sequence ATGTGGCGACACATAGCCCGGAGCGTGCGCGGTGCTTCGCATGAACGAGGGAACGAGCCGTGCCAGGACTCGCACGTGGCCCGCGTTGTCGACGTCGACAACGGCGGCGGCCTAATCGCGTGCATCTCCGACGGCGCCGGCAGCGCCGACCACAGCCAGCACGGGTCGCGGATTGCCTGCGACGCCATTGCCGATAAGGCCGCGCAGCACCTCGCCCGAGAGGGCGGTTTTCACACCGCCAGCCGCGACGACGTGCTCGTCTGGTGCGACCACGCCCGGTCGCAGATCGGCGAGCGGGCCGAGGCCGACGGCCAGAAGCCGCGTGACTACGCCTGCACGCTGAGCGGCGCGCTAATCTCCGAGGCCGGGTCGGTGTTCTTCCAGATCGGCGACGGCGCGATCGTCGCCCGCCGCTCCGGCTGCTTTGGGGTGGTGTTCTGGCCGCAGTCGGGCGAGTACGCCAACAGCACCAATTTCCTCACCCAGGAGGGCTACCAAGACCGTGTTGAGTTTGTCGCGCTGCCGACCGCGTTCAGCGAGGTCGCCCTGTTCACCGACGGGCTCGAGCGGCTCGCGTTGAGCTTCGAAGGGCAGACCGCCCACGCGCCGTTTTTTGACCCATTATTCCAGGCGGTCCGCCAAACAGACGACCTCGCGTCCCTCAACGAGGGTCTGCAGGGGTTTTTGACCTCTGAGGTTGTCCAAAACAGGTCCGACGATGACAAGACCCTCGTCCTCGCTGCTAAAAATCCCGGTTAA
- a CDS encoding DUF58 domain-containing protein yields the protein MPISPPELLPPDLMSQLERLELVTRKVFRGRMKGERRSKRKGESVEFADYRNYTPGDDLRRVDWNLYARLDKLILKLFLEEEDLHFYTLIDASPSMAFGEPTKLEYAKRLAAALGFIGLVKSDRVVIETLGQGLRDRSPVLRGRKSVWRMLEQLSQIEPDQDGSLSEGVKRFCLRNAGKGVVVLISDLMDKQGYEPALKYLMAQRVDVYLIHVLSQEEIDPDVTGDLRLVDCEDQDFAEITVSAPLLSRYKQTLAAFTAGAQEFCSKRGMAYLLANNQMPVNELMTNYMRRRGLVR from the coding sequence ATGCCAATCTCGCCGCCAGAACTCCTGCCGCCCGACCTGATGAGCCAGCTCGAGCGGCTGGAATTGGTCACCCGCAAGGTGTTCCGGGGCCGGATGAAGGGCGAACGACGCAGCAAACGGAAGGGCGAATCGGTCGAGTTCGCCGATTACCGCAACTACACCCCAGGCGACGACCTCCGCCGGGTCGACTGGAACCTCTACGCCCGGCTCGACAAACTGATCCTCAAGCTGTTCCTTGAAGAGGAAGACCTCCACTTCTACACGCTGATTGACGCCTCGCCGTCGATGGCGTTCGGCGAACCGACCAAGCTGGAATACGCCAAGCGCCTGGCCGCTGCCCTTGGGTTTATCGGCCTGGTAAAAAGCGATCGAGTCGTGATCGAGACCCTCGGCCAGGGGCTGCGGGACCGCTCGCCCGTGCTGCGCGGCCGCAAGAGCGTCTGGCGGATGCTGGAGCAACTCTCACAGATCGAGCCCGACCAGGACGGTTCGCTTTCAGAAGGAGTGAAGCGGTTCTGCCTACGGAACGCGGGCAAGGGGGTCGTGGTTCTGATCTCCGACCTGATGGACAAGCAGGGCTACGAGCCGGCCCTAAAGTACCTGATGGCCCAGCGGGTGGACGTCTACCTGATCCACGTGCTCAGCCAAGAGGAGATCGACCCGGACGTCACCGGCGACCTGAGGCTGGTCGACTGTGAGGACCAGGACTTTGCCGAGATCACCGTCAGCGCCCCGCTGCTGTCGCGGTACAAGCAGACGCTCGCCGCGTTCACCGCCGGCGCCCAGGAGTTTTGCTCCAAGCGCGGCATGGCGTACCTGTTGGCGAACAACCAGATGCCGGTCAACGAGCTGATGACGAACTACATGCGCCGCCGCGGGCTGGTGCGTTAG
- a CDS encoding vWA domain-containing protein, whose product MLDGLFRNTLSPLQWSLMLAIPPAILALYFLKLKRMPIEVPSTYLWRKSIEDLRVNSFWQRLRQSILLLLQLLLVALAIFALLRPGWEGTELGGERIIFLVDNSASMGTEDVADAKDRLASAKKKVAGLIDQLDSSMSAMIIAFADTPHVVQQFTGSQGVLRERLESIELTSQPTNLLEALKLAGGLANPGQMTLQDSGVEVEVIEPVTTSLYIFSDGRFEDVEGFDLGGLDPSYVPLGSTDTANLAVTAFSTRRNEVRPEEREAFVQVTNFTEADQDVVVEVQLDGQFLDAKQASLEAGKSASLSFPLADAPPGRLTATIDAESLTAASDRLKIDNEAYAGLNRQEQGKVLLVTQGNKVLEAALSTERAGRIADLTVITPAGLDTEEYKRDAQSGEYALIIYDVCAPAEMPRSHTLFIGSRPPLAGWQGKPEVDAERFPQVIDWNRAHPLLAYVELSDLWIYESQLVDPPQGGTALIDSSNGPLMAIAPRDSYEDVVLGFPIIVYRDGSAMGNTRWFRRRSFPTFWLNTLSYLVGQLAGDAANQAEPGEPIEFRPVTNVPEVVVRSPSGAKTTLTRSGDTTFQFQDTAEPGVYEVLERGQVSKRFAVNLFDRQESDVRLRASQQEAGPGIDSIRIGYTDVTAEAGGAPARKELWQLLLALALVVLMAEWYVCNRRVYI is encoded by the coding sequence ATGCTGGACGGACTGTTTCGCAACACGCTGTCGCCGCTGCAGTGGTCGCTCATGCTGGCGATCCCGCCGGCGATCCTCGCGCTGTACTTCCTGAAGCTCAAGCGGATGCCGATCGAGGTGCCGAGCACCTACCTGTGGCGAAAGTCGATTGAGGACTTGCGGGTCAACAGCTTCTGGCAGCGGCTGCGGCAGAGCATCCTGCTGCTGCTCCAGTTGCTGCTGGTGGCGTTGGCGATCTTCGCCCTCCTCCGGCCAGGTTGGGAAGGGACCGAGCTAGGCGGCGAGCGGATCATCTTCCTGGTCGACAACTCGGCCAGCATGGGGACCGAGGACGTCGCGGACGCGAAGGACCGGCTGGCCTCGGCTAAGAAGAAAGTGGCCGGGTTAATCGATCAGCTCGACTCGAGCATGTCGGCGATGATCATCGCCTTCGCCGACACGCCGCACGTCGTGCAGCAGTTTACTGGCAGCCAGGGCGTGCTCCGCGAACGCCTGGAGTCGATTGAGCTGACCTCGCAGCCGACCAACCTACTCGAGGCGCTCAAGCTGGCCGGCGGGCTCGCCAACCCGGGCCAAATGACGCTGCAGGACTCCGGCGTGGAGGTCGAGGTGATCGAGCCCGTCACCACCAGCCTGTACATCTTCAGCGACGGCCGCTTCGAGGACGTTGAGGGGTTCGACCTGGGCGGGCTCGACCCGAGTTACGTGCCGCTCGGCTCGACCGACACCGCCAACCTGGCGGTTACCGCGTTCAGCACCCGCCGCAACGAGGTCCGCCCCGAAGAGCGCGAGGCGTTCGTCCAGGTGACTAACTTCACCGAGGCCGACCAGGACGTGGTGGTCGAGGTCCAGCTAGACGGCCAGTTCCTCGACGCCAAGCAGGCGAGCCTCGAGGCCGGCAAATCGGCTTCGCTCAGCTTCCCGCTGGCCGACGCGCCGCCGGGCAGGCTCACCGCCACCATCGACGCCGAGTCGCTCACCGCCGCTTCCGACAGGCTTAAGATCGACAACGAGGCCTACGCCGGCCTCAACCGGCAGGAGCAGGGCAAGGTGCTGCTGGTCACTCAGGGGAACAAGGTGCTTGAGGCCGCGCTCTCCACCGAGCGTGCCGGAAGGATCGCCGACCTAACCGTAATCACGCCCGCGGGGCTCGACACCGAAGAGTACAAGCGGGACGCCCAGTCGGGCGAGTACGCCCTGATCATCTACGACGTCTGCGCGCCGGCCGAGATGCCGCGTTCGCACACGCTCTTTATTGGCAGCCGCCCGCCGCTCGCCGGCTGGCAGGGCAAGCCGGAGGTCGATGCGGAGCGCTTCCCTCAGGTGATCGACTGGAACCGCGCCCACCCGCTGCTGGCGTACGTCGAGTTGAGCGACCTGTGGATCTACGAGAGCCAGCTGGTCGATCCGCCGCAGGGAGGGACCGCGCTGATCGACTCGAGCAACGGGCCCCTGATGGCGATCGCCCCCCGCGACAGCTACGAGGATGTTGTGCTCGGCTTCCCCATCATCGTCTACCGCGACGGGTCGGCCATGGGCAACACCCGCTGGTTTCGCCGCCGCAGCTTTCCCACGTTCTGGCTCAACACGCTCAGCTACCTGGTTGGCCAGCTCGCCGGCGACGCGGCAAACCAGGCCGAACCGGGCGAGCCGATCGAGTTCCGCCCGGTGACCAACGTCCCTGAGGTCGTGGTGCGCTCGCCCAGCGGCGCCAAGACCACCCTCACCCGCTCCGGCGACACCACCTTCCAGTTCCAAGACACCGCCGAGCCAGGCGTGTACGAGGTGCTCGAGCGAGGCCAGGTCAGCAAGCGTTTCGCGGTGAACCTGTTCGACCGGCAGGAGAGCGACGTGCGTCTACGGGCGTCGCAGCAGGAGGCCGGCCCCGGGATCGACTCGATCCGCATCGGCTACACTGATGTCACCGCCGAGGCCGGCGGGGCGCCGGCCCGCAAGGAGCTGTGGCAGCTGCTGCTGGCGCTCGCGCTGGTGGTGTTGATGGCGGAGTGGTACGTGTGCAACCGCCGGGTGTACATCTGA
- a CDS encoding vWA domain-containing protein, whose translation MDQLRADSVFSNVEFAENPEPRVPCVLLLDTSTSMHGPKLDELNKGLQIYRQALLTDPLAAKRVEVAVVTFGGRVQTVVDFVTAEAFDPPTLNAIGGTPLGEAVSIALDMIEQRKDAYRENGVAYYRPWAFLITDGEPNDHWKPVISRIEAGEKAKSFSFFCVGVEGANMEVLTELSVRKPLWLQGLKFAELFTWLSNSQQSVSRSSPGEDVPLEDPTSGPTGWAAV comes from the coding sequence ATGGACCAGCTTCGCGCTGATAGCGTTTTCAGCAACGTTGAGTTCGCTGAGAACCCAGAGCCCCGTGTCCCCTGCGTGCTGCTGCTGGACACGTCGACTAGTATGCACGGCCCCAAGCTCGACGAGCTCAACAAGGGGCTCCAGATCTACCGCCAGGCGTTGCTGACCGACCCGCTCGCCGCTAAGCGGGTCGAGGTCGCGGTGGTGACCTTTGGGGGCCGGGTGCAGACCGTGGTCGACTTCGTCACCGCCGAGGCGTTTGATCCCCCCACGCTCAACGCCATCGGCGGCACGCCGCTGGGCGAGGCGGTCTCGATCGCGCTGGACATGATCGAGCAGCGCAAGGACGCCTACCGGGAGAACGGCGTTGCCTACTACCGCCCGTGGGCCTTCCTGATCACCGACGGCGAGCCCAACGACCACTGGAAGCCGGTCATCAGCCGCATCGAGGCCGGCGAGAAGGCCAAGAGCTTCAGCTTCTTCTGCGTTGGCGTCGAGGGGGCCAACATGGAGGTGCTAACCGAGCTGAGCGTCCGCAAGCCGCTGTGGTTGCAGGGGCTGAAGTTCGCAGAGCTCTTCACTTGGCTCTCAAACTCCCAGCAGTCGGTCTCGCGTTCTTCGCCCGGCGAAGACGTGCCGCTCGAAGACCCCACCTCCGGCCCCACCGGCTGGGCGGCCGTCTAG
- a CDS encoding protein kinase domain-containing protein, whose translation MTRPSSSLLKIPVKKPLVTDHLGNVVPLGDPIGVGGEGRVFEVTKEPDCAAKVYHKTPLSGLQLTKLKAMLKIGAKELAPIAAWPQKLLLDAQNDQPCGIVMTRVTDARELHELYGASTRARHYPHAYWHHLVLAARNAAAAFEALHTRNVVIGDVNQGNLLVDEEMCVRFIDCDSFQIQAGKKVLPCLVGTPHFTPPELQSQRLSEVVRTPQHDAFGLALLVFHLLFVGRHPFAGRFRGEGDMHIERAISEGRFAFSKYRNQTQMDPPPASLSLTDLPPQIAEMFEAALRCDPAAGQQRPSARQWVTALENLLKNRRECDIDSSHIYYNGAPECPWCRIEANGGPAFFINQALVGGSMQSRLEAYDRCVAQVEDIFFPDLARKTVRVPAMPIIKKAEKGFPMRGADWIAVGVPLAAALCLGGAFYWPVLAGGAVVSLAVAATLWLHPGAKARRSTSAEYLERIDDLSDKVETTGANVMARHREREAEFDTYAAVVNTGRERYSADAEDLETIVKQLRFEQREDYLRSLEIRQYRRKIPGLQRGHIAILQSYGVETANDCEGHLLAGIPSIPPELIIELTQWREARLDQFAFQPEAGVTEREVEIDRQEAAARFKISQARKVLNGATRLRAMAHQGGKALQQDLHVFERLAEQFRELTREYQDFQATRSLLERKLNQNLATVCGAGLVAPLVGVLLWLLLR comes from the coding sequence ATGACAAGACCCTCGTCCTCGCTGCTAAAAATCCCGGTTAAGAAGCCGCTGGTCACCGACCACCTTGGCAACGTGGTGCCCCTCGGCGATCCGATCGGGGTGGGCGGGGAGGGGCGTGTCTTTGAGGTGACCAAGGAGCCGGACTGCGCCGCTAAGGTCTACCACAAGACCCCGCTCAGCGGGCTGCAGCTCACCAAGCTTAAGGCGATGCTGAAGATCGGCGCCAAGGAGCTGGCGCCGATCGCGGCCTGGCCGCAGAAGCTGCTGCTGGACGCCCAGAACGACCAGCCGTGCGGCATCGTGATGACCCGCGTCACCGACGCCCGCGAGCTGCACGAGTTGTACGGCGCGTCGACCCGCGCTCGGCACTATCCGCACGCCTACTGGCATCACCTGGTGCTCGCCGCCCGCAACGCGGCGGCCGCGTTCGAGGCCCTGCACACGCGGAATGTCGTGATCGGAGACGTGAACCAGGGCAACCTGCTGGTCGACGAGGAGATGTGCGTCCGCTTTATCGACTGCGACTCTTTCCAGATCCAGGCCGGCAAGAAGGTGCTGCCGTGCCTGGTTGGCACGCCGCACTTCACCCCGCCGGAGCTGCAGTCTCAGCGGCTGTCGGAGGTGGTCCGCACACCGCAGCACGACGCGTTCGGCCTGGCTCTGTTGGTCTTCCACCTGCTGTTCGTCGGCCGCCACCCGTTTGCCGGTCGGTTCCGCGGCGAGGGGGACATGCACATCGAGCGGGCGATCAGCGAAGGCCGTTTCGCGTTCAGCAAGTACCGCAACCAGACGCAGATGGACCCGCCGCCGGCGTCGCTCAGCCTGACGGACCTGCCGCCGCAGATCGCCGAGATGTTCGAGGCCGCCCTCCGCTGCGACCCGGCCGCCGGTCAGCAGCGCCCGTCCGCCCGCCAGTGGGTCACGGCGCTGGAAAACCTGCTGAAGAACCGTCGCGAGTGCGACATCGACTCGTCGCACATCTACTACAACGGCGCGCCGGAGTGTCCGTGGTGCCGCATCGAGGCCAACGGCGGGCCGGCGTTCTTCATCAACCAGGCGCTGGTCGGCGGCTCGATGCAGTCGCGGCTCGAGGCCTACGACCGCTGCGTCGCGCAGGTGGAGGACATCTTCTTCCCCGACCTGGCCAGGAAGACGGTCCGCGTCCCCGCGATGCCGATCATCAAGAAGGCCGAGAAGGGCTTCCCGATGCGCGGCGCCGACTGGATCGCGGTCGGCGTCCCGCTGGCAGCGGCGCTCTGCCTGGGCGGGGCCTTCTACTGGCCCGTGCTGGCCGGCGGCGCGGTGGTGTCGCTCGCGGTCGCGGCCACCCTATGGTTGCACCCCGGCGCGAAGGCCCGCCGCTCCACCAGCGCCGAGTACCTCGAGCGAATCGACGACCTCTCCGACAAGGTCGAAACCACCGGCGCCAATGTCATGGCGCGGCACCGCGAGCGCGAGGCCGAGTTCGACACCTACGCGGCCGTGGTCAATACGGGACGCGAACGCTACTCGGCCGACGCCGAAGACCTCGAGACCATCGTCAAGCAGCTCCGGTTTGAACAGCGTGAGGACTACCTCCGCAGCCTCGAGATCCGCCAGTACCGCCGCAAGATCCCCGGGCTGCAGCGGGGGCACATCGCCATCCTCCAGTCCTACGGCGTCGAGACCGCCAACGACTGCGAGGGACACCTGCTGGCCGGCATCCCCAGCATCCCGCCGGAGCTGATCATCGAACTGACCCAGTGGCGCGAGGCCCGACTTGACCAGTTCGCCTTCCAGCCCGAGGCGGGCGTCACCGAACGCGAGGTCGAGATCGACCGCCAGGAGGCCGCCGCCAGATTCAAGATCTCGCAGGCCCGCAAGGTGCTCAACGGCGCGACCCGGCTGCGGGCAATGGCCCACCAGGGCGGCAAGGCGTTGCAGCAAGACCTGCACGTGTTCGAGCGGCTCGCCGAGCAGTTCCGCGAGCTGACCCGAGAGTACCAAGACTTCCAGGCGACCCGCAGCCTGCTCGAGCGGAAGCTCAACCAGAACCTCGCCACCGTTTGTGGAGCCGGTTTGGTGGCGCCGCTGGTTGGCGTGCTGCTGTGGTTGCTGTTGCGGTAG